A stretch of DNA from Natrinema halophilum:
CGGGACCGCGAGGCGTTTTCGGCGCTGGGGCGCGGACTGGTTGATCACCTTCGCGGCGTTCAGGACAGAGTTGGGGACCGTGACGAGGACTTCGTCGCGCGTCATGAGCGTCGTCGATCGGATACCGACCTCGACGACGGTGCCCGCCTCGCCGGAATCCAGTTCGATGTAGTCACCCAGCTTGTAGGTATCGTCGAAGTAAAGCGCAATCCCGCCGAAGAAGTTAGCCACGGTGTCCCGGGCTGCGAATCCGACCGCGATACCAGCGACGCCGGCAGCCCCGAGCAGCGGCGAGATGCTGTATTCCCACAGCGACAGCAGGGTGGCTATCGTGCCCGCAAAGACGATCAGTGTCCAGACGTTCGAGAAGACGGGAGCGAAGTCGTACCGCGAACCCTTGTCCTTTACCTCCTCGACGAATCGGTTGACGATCCGGTTCGAGGCCAACGCCCACGCGATGATGATGACGGACAGTGAGGGCTTTCCGAAGAAGATTTCGAGCTGATCGCCCGTCACGAGGACGGTTTCGGTAATAGAGGGGACCTGCGTGAGCAGATAGACGCCTGTCAGCGCGGCCGTCACGACGATCGGCAACCGAAGCTCCTCGACGAGGATGTGATCGTACTGCGTCTTCGTCCGACTGGTGTATCGAAGCAGCGTTCGGAGTACGACGACCTCGAGCGCGACCGCAATGGTAAGGGAGATGCCGACCAGCAAAATCGTCGCCTGCCAGCCGGGGACGCCATCGAAGAGCCGCGTGAGTAGGTCGAGGAGAACCGCATTCATACCAGAAGAAGGCGGATGGACGAAGTAATAGTTTCTGAAAAATAACTGTCAATATTACACGATTGTCTCCGGATCGAACAGGCGGGTCTGGGGTCAGCGCAAACGGTTCCTTTATTCTCGCCGGGGCCCCACCGGAGGTCACGGCTGTATGATCACCGACGCACAAATCGAACGGTGGCTGCGCGAGGACGTCGGCCACCACGACGTCAGCAATCAGGTTCCCGGGGAGACGATCGGCCGACTCGTTGCCAAAGAATCGGGGACCGTCGCCGGCCTCGAGGTTGCTGCGGCCGTCTTCGACTACCTCGACGTAACCGCGTCCGACCGACTCGAAGACGGTACCGACGTCGAAGCCGGTGACGAACTGCTCCGCGTCGACGGCTCGGCTCGCGCGGTCCTCCGCGGTGAGCGCGTCGCTGTCAACCTCGCGGGCCACGCCTCGGGAATCGCGACGCGAACGCGAGAGGCGGTCGAGAACGCGCGGACCGAATCGGACGACGTGGCCATCGCCGCGACGAGAAAGACCACGCCCGGTCTGCGCGGCATCGAGAAACGCGCCGTCGTCGCGGGTGGCGGTGACACCCATCGGCTTGATCTCTCCCACATGGTGATGGTCAAAGACAATCACATCGAGGAGATGGGCCTCGAGAACGCGGTCGCCCACTTTCGGGAGCGGACGTCGTTCGCGACGAAGATCGACGTGGAAGTCGAGACCGTTTCGGACGCGCCCAGAGCGGCCGAGGCGGGTGCGGACGTCGTCCTCCTCGACAACATGACGCCCGAGGAGACGCGGGCGGCGGTCGGCGAACTCGCCGACTACGGGGGCGTGCTGGCCGAAGCCAGCGGCGGCATCACCGTCGCAGACGTTCCGGAGTACGCCGCGACGGGCGTCGACGTGATTTCGATGGGTTCGCTTACTCACTCGGCACCGTCGCTTGACCTGTCGTTTCGTACGGGCGAGTAAATTATCTCAGTCGCTGTTTTTCCGTCTGATCTTCGTGCCTCTCACTTGCCACTCTCTCGTTGCGCGTTCCACGCCTGCACGTCGGACTCCTCGAGAAAGAGCGACGGATCGTCGTGGGAGAAGCTCACCCAGCCGTCGTCCGGGTTCGACAGGACGTGAATCAGCAGTTCCTCCTCGACGAGTGCGGTTTCGAAGACGGATCGGACGTTCGCGACGTCGTACGAAATCGGGATTACGATCGCCGTTTCGCTGTCATCGTCTCGCTCGACCGCAAGCGCGACGCGTCGGTCACCACCGTCCTCCGCGAGCGGGCGGTAGTAGACGTCGGCCGCCGTGATCGTCACCGCTCCCTCCTCGATGCGTTCCGCGACGGCGTCGTACTCCTCGTCGGAGACCGAGACGTCCAGTCCGATTCGTGCGTCTTCGTCGACCGGCGAGACATCGGTCGGCTCGAGAACGACGGCGTCCCAACCGTCCTCGCGGTACTCCTCGGCGATGGCCCTCGAATCCTGAACGAGGTCGCCCCACAGCGAGTCGGTCGAGTTCGAACGGTCGGCGTTTGCCGCCTCGTCAGGCGTTTCCGAACGATCCGCCGTCATCGGGTCCCCTCCGGTTGCGTTCGTGACGTCATACTCGAGGCGGACAACGCGGAGCGGAAAAACGTTACCTGACGTTCGTCACCGTTGTCTGTGCATCGCCGATCAGCGCGTCTTCGAGCGCAGTCCGAACGGTCGCGGGACCGGGCTGCCCACCTGCGTCTTCGACAGTCCCGACGGATGCCGGATCGAACGATATTCCGAGGGTCCGATAGACTCCCTCGAGAACGTCCGTCAGTCTCTCGCGGTCGGCCACGAGAACGATGCCGGCAACGAGCGCAGCGTCCTGCTGAACGCGCTGAGCGATGCCAACGAGTTTTCGCGGTCGTCCGCCATCGGTTTCGTCAGCGACCGACAACGAGTGCGTTCCGGGACAGAACGAATCGTCCGGCTCCCCGCGGATCGGCTCGAGGTCGACCGATCGGAGCGCTTCCTCGATGTCGACAGTGGCCCGATCGTATCGGTCGGCTGTTCCGGTTCGGAAATCGTCGGTCGGTTCGGCGCGAGCGAACGCCAGCGTCGTCTCGCCGTCGTACGCGACTGCTCGACCACCAACGTCGCGTTCGACCGGGGGAAACCCGTGCTCCCGTGCAGCCTCGCGAGCGCGGCGGTACCCATCGAGTCGGGTATCTCGCCGGCCGAACGCAATCTGGCGGTGGGGTATCCAGACGCGGACGGCGCACTCGCCGCCGGCGGCGACGGACAGCAATCGGTGATTCACGTCGCGGTCGGCCGCGATCGTCGCTGCTCGGCCGCGAAACACGCGCATAGTGGACCGTCGAACGCGATGCACCTAAACACTCCCGTCACCCATATCACGGTAATCGATGGCTGTCACCCTTTCAGAAGACACGTTAGCGCAGTATGAGCGGTTCTCGCTGTACAACTCCCCGTATCCGGCCCACGACGGTGGCCGTGCGATCGATCTGTATCCCGGAACGCAGGTCGATGGCCGGACCACTGTCGCGCCGAGCCCGGTCGCCGGCTCCGTCCGCGAGACTCGAACCGTCCGTGCGCCGCCGAAACCCTACGCACCCGACCACGACCATCTGATTCTGATCGACTGCGATGGCCCCGGCCCGGTCGAGGGATTGACGGCCCGCGTCCTCCATGTCGAGCCGGCGGTCGAGGCCGGCGACCGAGTCGCTTGCGGTGACTCCCTGGGTCGCCTCGTCCGAGCGGGGTTTTTCGCACCGTGGGTCGACAATCACCTCCACGTCGGCTTCCGCGAACCCGATCAGAATCCCTATCGTGCGTCGGGATCGCTGCCGATCGAACTCGACTGTTCGATCCGTTCGCTCGCGTGGGACGGGACCGGCCAGGTCGTCTCGAGCGGTGACACCTACGCGGTGCTGAACGCGCCCGCCCATCCCGACCCGGGAACGAGTTTCGTCGGTGTGCGGATCGACGGCGGTGGCGTCGTAGACGGGGGATTGCCCCACTACGAGGGAGGTGGGATACTCGATCGAGACGGAGAACCGGAGAGCCGCTGCGAACCCGTGGTTTCGTTAAACGGCGACCGACTTGGCGTGGTCGACGGCCGGACGGTCGCGTGGGACGACGTGACCGTTACGGCAAACGACGAGCCGATCACCGGACTGTCGCTGTTCTGCGCTCGGGACGGCGATTTCGGCGCGAAATTGATCTGCCCGGATCGCTCGTTCGAAACCGGGGAGCGAATTCGCGTTCGCGTTCGCTCGAGCGAGGTCGCCTGACCGATCCCTCGATCAACGGGCGCTGATTTTCGTCACGTGGCAGCCGGCTTTTCCCGTAAACGCCGCCGTCGAAACCGGACGTAGCGGGGAGCCGTGGGGACGGTGGAACGTCCGACCGACGGGCCCGAAATTTGCCACAGCGCCCTTCTGTCTGTGGGACCGACTCTTCGGTGATCACGTTCGTTCACCGGCGTTCGCGATGGGCTGCTTTGGCCTGCTGATAGGCGTCGTCACGAACGTTGTCCCAGTACGTCTCGGTAATCATGGCAGCGGCCCGTTCGTCCGGGTCGGCCCAGGGCTGAGGGTCGC
This window harbors:
- a CDS encoding mechanosensitive ion channel family protein, with amino-acid sequence MNAVLLDLLTRLFDGVPGWQATILLVGISLTIAVALEVVVLRTLLRYTSRTKTQYDHILVEELRLPIVVTAALTGVYLLTQVPSITETVLVTGDQLEIFFGKPSLSVIIIAWALASNRIVNRFVEEVKDKGSRYDFAPVFSNVWTLIVFAGTIATLLSLWEYSISPLLGAAGVAGIAVGFAARDTVANFFGGIALYFDDTYKLGDYIELDSGEAGTVVEVGIRSTTLMTRDEVLVTVPNSVLNAAKVINQSAPQRRKRLAVPIGVGYGTDIDAFEELVLEIAADESLVLDSPKPRMRFRAFGNSALQYELLCWVAAPTRAARATHELNRAMYKTLTGAEIDIPFPQREIHISSGEVTTEWTDTTAEEADVTTEWTDTTAEEAESTQPIRGDGNEPPSDPRA
- the nadC gene encoding carboxylating nicotinate-nucleotide diphosphorylase, which translates into the protein MITDAQIERWLREDVGHHDVSNQVPGETIGRLVAKESGTVAGLEVAAAVFDYLDVTASDRLEDGTDVEAGDELLRVDGSARAVLRGERVAVNLAGHASGIATRTREAVENARTESDDVAIAATRKTTPGLRGIEKRAVVAGGGDTHRLDLSHMVMVKDNHIEEMGLENAVAHFRERTSFATKIDVEVETVSDAPRAAEAGADVVLLDNMTPEETRAAVGELADYGGVLAEASGGITVADVPEYAATGVDVISMGSLTHSAPSLDLSFRTGE
- a CDS encoding DUF7529 family protein; this translates as MTADRSETPDEAANADRSNSTDSLWGDLVQDSRAIAEEYREDGWDAVVLEPTDVSPVDEDARIGLDVSVSDEEYDAVAERIEEGAVTITAADVYYRPLAEDGGDRRVALAVERDDDSETAIVIPISYDVANVRSVFETALVEEELLIHVLSNPDDGWVSFSHDDPSLFLEESDVQAWNAQRESGK
- a CDS encoding lipoate--protein ligase family protein; amino-acid sequence: MRVFRGRAATIAADRDVNHRLLSVAAGGECAVRVWIPHRQIAFGRRDTRLDGYRRAREAAREHGFPPVERDVGGRAVAYDGETTLAFARAEPTDDFRTGTADRYDRATVDIEEALRSVDLEPIRGEPDDSFCPGTHSLSVADETDGGRPRKLVGIAQRVQQDAALVAGIVLVADRERLTDVLEGVYRTLGISFDPASVGTVEDAGGQPGPATVRTALEDALIGDAQTTVTNVR